In Pseudomonas alcaliphila JAB1, a single window of DNA contains:
- the tssG gene encoding type VI secretion system baseplate subunit TssG: MDATYGAAAPALSRLSKGIREYSLFQAVQLVLERLKVAHPQLDDERLYEYLEFQANPSLGFPGSDIDRVQFFEEHGELRARMRVNLVGLFGGGSPLPAFYSEQALGDSEDGNPTRDFLDLFNNRLQRLLLPIWQKYRYRASFQSGAMDAFSAHLFALIGLGSEQIRQAQELNWKRLLPYLGLLSLRAHSAALIESVLRYYFKHAELFIEQCLERQVVVLEEQRNRLGRANSLLGEDTVLGERVRDRGGKFRIHVRQLGWTRFHEFLPIGTGYQPLCALVRFTLRDPLDYDIRLELRQDEIRDLRIGEGNPCLLGWTTWLGRENADGLVTLGSKIH; encoded by the coding sequence ATGGACGCCACGTATGGGGCAGCAGCCCCTGCTCTAAGTCGATTGAGCAAAGGCATCCGCGAGTACAGCCTGTTCCAGGCCGTACAGCTGGTGCTAGAGCGCCTCAAGGTTGCCCACCCGCAACTGGATGACGAGCGCCTCTACGAGTACCTGGAGTTCCAGGCCAACCCGAGCCTGGGTTTCCCCGGCAGCGATATCGATCGCGTGCAGTTCTTCGAGGAGCACGGCGAGTTGCGCGCGCGCATGCGCGTCAACCTGGTCGGCCTGTTCGGCGGCGGTTCGCCATTACCGGCCTTCTACAGCGAGCAGGCTCTGGGCGACAGCGAGGACGGCAACCCGACCCGCGACTTCCTCGATCTGTTCAACAACCGTCTGCAGCGCCTGTTGCTGCCGATCTGGCAGAAGTACCGCTACCGCGCCAGCTTCCAGAGCGGGGCGATGGACGCCTTCTCTGCGCACCTGTTCGCCCTGATCGGCCTGGGCAGCGAGCAGATCCGGCAGGCCCAGGAGCTGAACTGGAAGCGCCTGCTGCCCTACCTCGGTCTGCTCAGCCTGCGCGCCCATTCGGCGGCGCTGATCGAGTCGGTGCTGCGTTACTACTTCAAGCACGCCGAACTGTTCATCGAGCAGTGTCTGGAGCGCCAGGTGGTGGTGCTGGAAGAGCAGCGCAACCGCCTCGGCCGCGCCAACAGCCTGCTCGGCGAAGACACCGTGCTCGGCGAGCGCGTACGCGACCGCGGCGGCAAGTTCCGCATCCACGTGCGCCAGCTGGGCTGGACGCGCTTTCACGAGTTCCTGCCGATCGGCACGGGTTACCAGCCGCTCTGTGCGCTGGTGCGCTTCACCCTGCGCGATCCGCTGGACTACGACATCCGCCTGGAGCTGCGTCAGGACGAAATCCGCGACCTGCGCATCGGCGAAGGCAACCCCTGCCTGCTGGGCTGGACCACCTGGCTCGGCCGTGAGAACGCCGATGGCCTTGTCACTCTGGGCAGCAAGATTCATTAA
- the tssH gene encoding type VI secretion system ATPase TssH, whose protein sequence is MINVDLQQLVQALDAASKRDLEMAAERCVVRGGNKILVEDLLLGLLERPESLLARALQDAEIDAGELAQTLQPRGEHSESRNPVFSAELVQWLQDALLVANLELGASQIDQAALILALLRNPMRYAGSRYQTLLSKLNAERLRDFALSQQPQAAGGKPAAGGESNLARFTHNFTQQARDGKLDPVLCRDGAIRQMIDILARRRKNNPIVVGEAGVGKTAIVEGLALRIATGEVPQVLKGVELLCLDLGLLQAGASVKGEFERRLQGVIDEVKASPKPIILFIDEAHTLIGAGGQAGSGDAANLLKPALARGELRTIAATTWSEYKKYFEKDPALARRFQPVQLHEPSVDEAVTILRGLAPVYEKSHGIYLRDDAVVAAAELSARYLAGRQLPDKAVDVLDTACARVRISLAAAPEALERLRGEIAEGERQGEAMRRDLDAGLNIDHEALDTLENRLVAARAELEQVETRWAVQRELAERLLEQRKQCAAARLGNDEEASDEPRPSLEELEAELRAIQAELAAAQASERLVSFEVCPRLVAEVISHWTGVPLSQLAREHNTKVITFADDLRQRVRGQEQAIQALDKAMRATAAGLNKPDAPVGVFLLVGPSGVGKTETALALADLLYGGERFLTVINMSEFQEKHTVSRLIGAPPGYVGYGEGGMLTEAVRQKPYSVILLDEVEKADPDVMNVFYQIFDKGVANDGEGREINFRNTLILMTSNLASERIASLCAGGERPAAEDLELAIRPQLSQHFKPALLGRMRVVPYYPMDSDLLRQLVGLKLARFGERLARRQLAFSHCDGLVEHLAERCTHGDSGARLIDHLIDQHLQPLVVDRLLDAMAAGESLQRVHATLDGDAAVICEFA, encoded by the coding sequence ATGATCAACGTCGACCTGCAACAACTGGTTCAAGCCCTGGACGCCGCGAGCAAGCGCGACCTGGAGATGGCCGCCGAACGCTGCGTGGTACGCGGCGGCAACAAGATCCTCGTCGAAGACCTGCTGCTGGGACTGCTCGAGCGCCCGGAAAGCCTGCTGGCGCGTGCCCTGCAGGATGCCGAGATCGATGCCGGCGAGCTGGCCCAGACGCTGCAGCCGCGCGGCGAGCACAGCGAGTCGCGCAACCCGGTGTTCAGTGCCGAGCTGGTGCAGTGGCTGCAGGACGCCCTGCTGGTGGCCAACCTGGAGTTGGGCGCCAGCCAGATCGACCAGGCCGCGCTGATCCTCGCCCTGCTGCGCAACCCCATGCGTTACGCCGGTAGCCGTTATCAGACGCTGCTGAGCAAGCTCAATGCCGAGCGTCTGCGCGACTTCGCCCTCAGCCAGCAGCCGCAGGCCGCAGGTGGCAAGCCGGCAGCCGGTGGTGAATCCAATCTGGCGCGCTTTACCCACAACTTCACCCAGCAGGCCCGCGACGGCAAGCTCGACCCGGTGCTGTGCCGCGACGGCGCGATCCGCCAGATGATCGACATCCTCGCCCGCCGACGCAAGAACAACCCCATCGTCGTCGGTGAAGCCGGCGTCGGCAAGACCGCCATCGTCGAGGGCCTGGCCCTGCGCATCGCCACCGGCGAGGTGCCGCAGGTGCTCAAGGGCGTCGAGCTGCTGTGCCTGGACCTCGGTCTGCTGCAGGCTGGCGCCAGCGTCAAGGGCGAGTTCGAACGCCGCCTGCAGGGCGTGATCGACGAAGTGAAGGCCTCGCCCAAGCCGATCATCCTGTTTATCGACGAAGCCCACACCCTGATCGGCGCCGGTGGCCAGGCCGGCAGTGGCGACGCCGCCAACCTGCTCAAACCGGCCCTGGCCCGTGGCGAGCTGCGCACCATCGCCGCCACCACCTGGAGCGAATACAAGAAGTACTTCGAGAAGGATCCGGCCCTGGCACGCCGCTTCCAGCCGGTGCAGCTGCACGAGCCGAGCGTGGACGAGGCGGTCACCATCCTGCGTGGTCTGGCGCCGGTGTACGAGAAGAGCCACGGTATTTACCTGCGCGACGACGCTGTGGTTGCCGCTGCCGAGCTGTCGGCGCGCTACCTCGCTGGTCGCCAACTGCCGGACAAAGCCGTGGATGTGCTCGACACCGCCTGCGCCCGTGTGCGCATCAGCCTGGCTGCCGCGCCCGAGGCGCTGGAGCGTCTGCGCGGCGAGATTGCCGAGGGCGAGCGCCAGGGGGAGGCCATGCGCCGTGACCTGGACGCCGGTCTGAATATCGATCACGAAGCGTTGGATACGCTGGAAAACCGTCTGGTCGCCGCCCGCGCCGAGCTGGAGCAGGTGGAAACCCGCTGGGCCGTGCAGCGCGAGCTGGCCGAACGGCTGCTGGAACAGCGCAAGCAATGCGCCGCCGCGCGTCTGGGTAACGATGAAGAGGCCAGCGACGAACCACGCCCGAGCCTGGAAGAACTGGAAGCCGAACTGCGCGCCATCCAGGCCGAGCTGGCTGCCGCCCAGGCCAGCGAGCGTCTGGTCAGCTTCGAGGTCTGCCCGCGCCTGGTGGCCGAAGTGATCAGCCACTGGACCGGCGTGCCGCTGAGCCAACTGGCCCGTGAGCACAACACCAAGGTCATCACCTTCGCCGACGACCTGCGCCAGCGCGTGCGTGGTCAGGAGCAGGCGATCCAGGCGCTGGACAAGGCCATGCGCGCCACCGCTGCCGGTTTGAACAAGCCCGATGCACCGGTGGGCGTGTTCCTCCTGGTCGGCCCCAGCGGCGTCGGCAAGACCGAGACAGCCCTGGCCCTGGCCGACCTGCTGTATGGCGGTGAGCGCTTCCTCACCGTGATCAACATGTCCGAGTTCCAGGAAAAACACACCGTCTCGCGTTTGATCGGCGCGCCGCCCGGCTATGTCGGTTATGGCGAAGGCGGCATGCTCACCGAAGCGGTGCGGCAGAAACCCTACTCGGTGATCCTCCTCGACGAGGTGGAAAAGGCCGATCCGGACGTGATGAACGTTTTCTACCAGATCTTCGACAAGGGCGTGGCCAACGACGGCGAAGGGCGCGAGATCAACTTCCGCAACACCCTGATCCTGATGACCAGCAACCTGGCCAGTGAACGCATCGCCAGCCTCTGCGCCGGCGGCGAGCGCCCGGCCGCCGAGGACCTGGAGCTGGCCATCCGCCCGCAGCTGAGCCAGCACTTCAAGCCGGCCCTGCTCGGCCGTATGCGCGTGGTGCCTTACTACCCGATGGACAGCGACCTGCTGCGCCAGCTGGTCGGCCTCAAGCTGGCCCGTTTCGGCGAGCGCCTGGCCCGTCGTCAGCTCGCCTTCAGTCACTGCGACGGCCTGGTCGAGCACCTGGCCGAGCGCTGCACCCATGGCGACAGCGGCGCGCGCCTGATCGATCACCTGATCGACCAGCACCTGCAGCCGCTGGTGGTCGACCGCCTGCTCGATGCCATGGCCGCTGGCGAAAGCCTGCAACGTGTGCACGCCACGCTGGATGGCGATGCGGCCGTGATCTGCGAGTTCGCCTGA
- a CDS encoding sigma 54-interacting transcriptional regulator → MFAEVPQPLRYAEALLGRYAELAGAASSERLLANLVRAAAELADCALGQLYLLDHTNTRLTLSAEWLDGLLQPRESASLPSDYDGEQLLQYCLCQNQVLCIDELDSGLHNIACLPEGSRAWRSLLCLPLHDGVGRTRGLLLVASHERRILQGFAASFAQLGSFALAQLQLLQRLRAPAVDGAANAASVSSVPGTPCASGYGLLGQSQAMRRVYQLIGKVLHSPVSVLLTGETGTGKELVARAIHDCGARRSKAFIVQNCAALPENLLESELFGYRKGAFTGADRDKPGLFDAADGGTLFLDEIGDMPLTLQAKLLRVLQEGEVRPLGCSETHKVDVRIVAATHQELRKRVEEGRFREDLFYRLSHFPIELPALRERDEDILLLARHFASTASGLLQRDACRWSDAALEHLAGYAFPGNVRELKGVVERAVLLCEGGELLPEHFNLEQTQSEGSEPLSLRERMDRLERNLLLDCLRKNRGNQTNAANELGLPRRTLLYRMQRLKISPSEV, encoded by the coding sequence ATGTTCGCCGAAGTTCCGCAACCGCTGCGCTACGCCGAAGCCCTGCTTGGCCGCTATGCCGAATTGGCCGGCGCTGCCAGCAGTGAGCGCCTGCTCGCCAACCTGGTGCGTGCCGCCGCCGAACTGGCCGACTGTGCGCTGGGCCAGCTGTATCTGCTGGACCATACCAACACCCGCCTGACCCTCTCGGCCGAGTGGCTCGACGGCCTGCTGCAACCGCGCGAGTCAGCCAGCCTGCCGAGTGACTACGACGGCGAACAGCTGCTGCAGTACTGCCTGTGCCAGAACCAGGTGCTGTGTATCGACGAGCTGGACAGCGGCCTGCACAACATCGCCTGTCTGCCGGAAGGCAGCCGTGCCTGGCGCAGCTTGCTGTGCCTGCCGCTGCATGACGGCGTTGGGCGTACTCGTGGTCTGCTGCTGGTAGCCAGCCATGAGCGGCGAATCCTGCAGGGCTTTGCCGCCTCTTTCGCCCAGCTTGGCAGTTTCGCCTTGGCTCAGCTGCAGCTGTTGCAGCGTCTACGTGCACCAGCTGTCGACGGTGCCGCCAATGCTGCAAGCGTCTCGTCTGTTCCAGGCACGCCCTGTGCCAGCGGCTACGGTTTGCTCGGTCAGAGCCAGGCCATGCGCCGCGTCTACCAACTGATTGGCAAGGTGCTGCACAGCCCGGTCAGCGTGTTGCTTACTGGCGAGACGGGTACCGGCAAGGAACTGGTTGCCCGCGCCATCCACGATTGCGGCGCGCGGCGCAGCAAGGCGTTCATCGTGCAGAACTGTGCGGCGCTGCCGGAGAACCTGCTGGAGAGCGAACTGTTCGGCTATCGCAAGGGCGCCTTTACCGGCGCCGACCGTGACAAGCCCGGCCTGTTCGACGCCGCTGACGGCGGCACGCTGTTCCTCGACGAGATCGGCGACATGCCGCTGACGCTGCAAGCCAAGTTATTGCGCGTGCTGCAGGAAGGCGAAGTGCGACCGCTGGGCTGCAGCGAGACGCACAAGGTCGACGTGCGCATCGTCGCCGCCACCCACCAGGAACTGCGCAAGCGTGTCGAGGAAGGACGCTTCCGCGAAGACCTGTTCTACCGCCTATCGCATTTCCCCATCGAGTTGCCAGCGCTGCGCGAGCGTGACGAAGACATCCTGTTGCTAGCGCGTCACTTCGCCAGCACTGCCAGCGGCCTGCTGCAGCGTGACGCCTGCCGCTGGAGCGATGCCGCTCTGGAGCATCTGGCCGGCTACGCCTTCCCCGGCAACGTGCGTGAGCTCAAGGGTGTGGTCGAGCGAGCCGTGCTGCTCTGCGAAGGCGGCGAGTTGCTGCCCGAGCACTTCAATCTGGAGCAGACCCAGAGCGAAGGCAGCGAACCGCTGAGCCTGCGCGAGCGCATGGATCGGCTCGAGCGCAACCTGCTGCTCGACTGCCTGCGCAAGAACCGCGGCAACCAGACCAACGCCGCCAACGAGCTGGGTCTGCCCCGGCGCACCCTGCTGTACCGCATGCAACGGCTGAAGATCAGCCCGAGCGAAGTGTGA
- a CDS encoding DUF805 domain-containing protein, which yields MKNLRNRVASFVLEPMISSGRIGRVKYLLLHVWSAWPLFLVVALSNQNSPLWMQHVLSALVVVGLIYWWVATLTAGVRRLHDLGRSGYWVLLINLIWPLLLLWPGQRQSNRYGPPVLKRSAATQMAGTA from the coding sequence ATGAAGAATCTACGGAACCGCGTGGCGTCATTCGTGCTGGAGCCAATGATCTCCAGCGGACGAATTGGGCGAGTCAAATATCTGCTGCTCCATGTATGGAGCGCCTGGCCACTTTTCCTCGTGGTGGCCTTGAGCAACCAGAACTCTCCGTTGTGGATGCAGCACGTGCTCTCGGCTCTTGTCGTTGTCGGACTCATTTATTGGTGGGTTGCCACGCTGACTGCAGGCGTTCGTCGCCTGCATGACCTTGGGCGGAGCGGTTACTGGGTGCTGCTGATCAATCTGATCTGGCCATTGCTGCTGCTCTGGCCTGGTCAACGCCAGAGTAATCGCTACGGCCCTCCTGTGTTGAAACGTTCTGCTGCTACGCAGATGGCTGGAACGGCCTGA
- the tagH gene encoding type VI secretion system-associated FHA domain protein TagH, which translates to MELVFDVVSAQQFVPGLLTTKTFKQAGGVIGRADECDWVIPDRKRILSSRHAEVSYRDGAFYLTDTSSNGIQLKDSGASLAKGSPQRIEHGSVYCLGDFEIRARLVRDPAMFEGDIGLPQAAGSIIPDDAFLDLDPITALEQQERVYAEVDDLTAVLRPSMAQAQQRDYAQIDEENLLVPELVMPTPAPQPKVAPEPERLPPTFWEKFADALGVRLDDLDDDAREALALNAAKLLRQSVGSLQQALRTRSELKNELRLALTTVQSAGNNPLKHGLDTSETLSTLLRSGKPGQLPAEQAINRSFRDLQAHQVALLAASRAAVKGMFEQFTPEQLTLRFERNGRKPLLATDGGRWRAYRRLHAALAQNDDWSDRLFARDFASAYEEQVRLIATLNTDLQG; encoded by the coding sequence ATGGAACTGGTATTCGATGTGGTCAGCGCGCAGCAGTTCGTGCCAGGTCTGTTGACCACCAAGACGTTCAAGCAGGCCGGCGGTGTGATCGGTCGAGCCGACGAGTGCGACTGGGTGATCCCGGATCGCAAGCGCATCCTGTCCAGTCGGCATGCAGAAGTGAGCTATCGCGATGGCGCCTTCTACCTGACCGACACCAGCAGCAACGGTATCCAGCTCAAGGACAGTGGCGCCAGCCTGGCCAAGGGCAGTCCGCAGCGCATCGAGCATGGCAGCGTGTACTGCCTGGGCGACTTCGAGATCCGTGCGCGCCTGGTGCGTGACCCGGCCATGTTCGAGGGTGATATCGGTCTGCCGCAGGCCGCTGGGAGCATCATCCCCGATGACGCCTTCCTCGACCTCGACCCGATCACCGCCCTGGAACAGCAGGAGCGCGTCTACGCCGAAGTGGACGATCTGACCGCCGTACTGCGCCCGAGCATGGCCCAGGCGCAGCAGCGCGATTACGCGCAGATCGACGAGGAAAACCTGCTGGTGCCCGAGTTGGTGATGCCGACGCCCGCGCCGCAGCCGAAAGTCGCTCCGGAGCCCGAGCGCCTGCCGCCGACTTTCTGGGAGAAGTTCGCCGATGCCCTCGGCGTGCGCCTCGACGACCTCGACGACGATGCCCGCGAGGCGCTGGCGCTCAACGCCGCCAAGCTGCTCCGGCAGAGCGTCGGCAGCCTGCAGCAGGCCTTGCGTACCCGCAGCGAGCTGAAGAATGAACTGCGCCTGGCCCTGACCACCGTGCAGAGCGCCGGCAACAACCCGCTCAAGCATGGCCTGGACACCAGCGAAACCCTGAGCACCCTGCTGCGTAGCGGCAAGCCCGGCCAACTGCCGGCCGAGCAGGCCATCAATCGTAGCTTCCGCGACCTGCAGGCGCATCAGGTGGCACTGCTCGCCGCCAGCCGCGCAGCGGTCAAGGGCATGTTCGAACAGTTCACGCCCGAGCAGCTGACCCTGCGTTTCGAGCGCAATGGGCGCAAACCGCTGTTGGCCACCGATGGCGGCCGCTGGCGTGCCTATCGTCGCCTGCATGCGGCGCTGGCGCAGAACGATGACTGGAGCGATCGCCTGTTCGCCCGTGATTTTGCCAGTGCCTACGAAGAGCAGGTTCGCCTGATCGCCACCCTCAATACCGACCTTCAAGGATGA
- the tssJ gene encoding type VI secretion system lipoprotein TssJ — MPRLLSLALCAVLLTLAGCAAMSPYSTMTKLDLSLTGSDQLNPDLHGRPSPIVLRLIELKHPVAFENADFFSLYQRPKEALAPDLVTLEELELRPGETRELKVSVQEGSRYVGVLAAYRDLPEASWRYVIAIDEQQRNAANLRLDERGIRNLDDEQERNR, encoded by the coding sequence ATGCCTCGCTTGCTTTCCCTGGCCCTGTGCGCCGTGCTGCTGACACTCGCCGGCTGCGCCGCGATGTCGCCTTACTCGACCATGACCAAGCTGGATCTGAGCCTCACCGGCAGTGATCAGCTCAACCCGGATCTGCACGGTCGCCCCTCGCCCATCGTGCTGCGGCTGATCGAACTCAAGCACCCGGTGGCCTTCGAGAACGCCGACTTCTTCTCCCTCTACCAACGGCCCAAGGAGGCCCTGGCGCCGGACCTGGTGACGCTGGAAGAACTGGAGCTGCGCCCGGGCGAAACCCGCGAACTGAAAGTGTCGGTGCAGGAGGGCAGCCGCTATGTCGGCGTGCTCGCCGCCTATCGCGACCTGCCGGAAGCCAGCTGGCGCTACGTCATCGCCATCGACGAGCAGCAGCGCAATGCGGCCAACCTGCGCCTCGACGAGCGTGGCATCCGCAACCTGGATGACGAGCAGGAGCGCAACCGATGA
- the tssK gene encoding type VI secretion system baseplate subunit TssK, with translation MSQHKVVWQEGMLLRPQHFQQNDRYFDHQLKVRTQKLDSYAWGFFELEIDRQFLNMGKLVVSKASGVLPDGSLFDLGAEREPLGLDVPPNTGNTPVYLALPLVTGNHIESRRPDQRDVLARYVAFDEEVADCNAGDSSVSQVSTGRPDFRLLLGEQQSDQGYVKMKLCEVLDTTPDGVISLDPEFSPTYVNFQASGYLLSCLKEVISMLAHRGDILAERIRATGKVGGAEVGDFMMLQLINRYEPILRHHLGVEQVHPEQIYRELVGLLGELATFSSETKRPRLEGRYLHSDQGMSFRKLMDAIRQVLSMVLEQHAIEMLLQQRQYGIQVSPLHDHKLLGTSSFVLAASAQCDSEELRQRLPAHLKVGPVERIRQLVNLHLPGIKVKPLPVAPRQIPFHSGKTYFALELSSEELAQLERSGGFAFHVSGEFTGLELKFWAIRN, from the coding sequence ATGAGCCAGCATAAAGTCGTCTGGCAGGAAGGCATGCTGCTGCGCCCGCAGCATTTCCAGCAGAACGATCGCTACTTCGATCACCAGCTCAAGGTGCGTACGCAGAAACTGGACAGCTACGCCTGGGGATTCTTCGAACTGGAGATCGACCGCCAGTTTCTCAACATGGGCAAGCTGGTGGTGAGCAAGGCCAGTGGGGTACTGCCTGACGGCAGTCTGTTCGACCTCGGTGCCGAGCGCGAGCCGCTGGGCCTGGACGTACCGCCGAACACCGGCAACACCCCCGTCTACCTGGCGCTGCCGCTGGTCACCGGTAATCACATCGAGAGCCGTCGCCCGGACCAGCGCGACGTGCTGGCGCGCTACGTCGCCTTCGACGAGGAAGTAGCCGACTGCAACGCCGGCGACAGCAGCGTCAGCCAGGTCAGCACTGGCCGCCCGGATTTCCGCCTGCTGCTCGGCGAGCAGCAGAGCGACCAGGGCTACGTGAAGATGAAGCTGTGCGAAGTGCTGGACACCACACCGGACGGGGTGATCAGCCTCGATCCGGAATTCAGCCCGACCTACGTCAACTTCCAGGCCTCCGGCTACCTGCTGAGCTGCCTCAAGGAAGTGATCAGCATGCTCGCCCACCGTGGCGACATCCTCGCCGAGCGTATCCGCGCCACCGGCAAGGTGGGCGGCGCCGAGGTTGGCGACTTCATGATGCTGCAGCTGATCAACCGCTACGAACCGATCCTGCGCCACCACCTGGGCGTCGAACAGGTGCACCCGGAGCAGATCTACCGCGAACTGGTCGGCCTGCTCGGCGAGTTGGCGACCTTCTCCAGCGAGACCAAGCGTCCGCGTCTGGAAGGCCGCTATCTGCACAGCGACCAGGGCATGAGTTTCCGCAAGCTGATGGATGCGATTCGCCAGGTGTTGTCGATGGTGCTCGAGCAGCACGCCATCGAGATGCTCCTGCAGCAGCGCCAGTACGGCATCCAGGTGTCGCCGCTGCACGACCACAAGCTGCTCGGCACCTCCAGCTTCGTACTCGCTGCCAGCGCTCAGTGCGATTCCGAAGAGCTGCGCCAGCGCCTGCCCGCACACCTCAAGGTTGGCCCGGTGGAGCGCATCCGCCAACTGGTCAACCTGCACCTGCCGGGGATCAAGGTCAAACCGCTGCCAGTGGCACCGCGGCAGATCCCCTTCCATTCGGGCAAGACCTACTTCGCCTTGGAGCTCAGCTCCGAGGAACTGGCGCAGCTGGAACGCTCCGGCGGCTTCGCCTTCCACGTGTCCGGCGAGTTCACCGGGCTTGAGCTGAAATTCTGGGCGATCAGGAACTGA
- the icmH gene encoding type IVB secretion system protein IcmH/DotU: MTTKEMEYGQDDKTVILNRKGEARAESPLTDFSAPPKFEQLEERMIFAARLRPAESFNISLNPLVAAASTLLSEVVRLKHSFESEDMDALNQRLTREIKLFEHRALHDGAESSQVMAARYVLCTVVDEAVVTTPWGNESQWSQMSLLSSFHNETFGGEKFFQLLERLSRNPVKHLPMLELMYLCLSLGFEGKYRVLQRGMLELEAVRDSLYRQIRQLRGDVPREVSPHWQGLKDTRRRLVRIVPWWLVALFTLMCLVMMYGGFAWVLGEQRDTVLKPYQQLDPASGVSMDDVK; this comes from the coding sequence ATGACAACCAAGGAAATGGAATACGGCCAGGATGACAAGACGGTCATCCTCAACCGCAAGGGCGAAGCCCGCGCCGAAAGCCCGCTGACCGATTTCAGCGCGCCACCGAAATTCGAGCAGCTTGAGGAACGCATGATCTTCGCCGCGCGCCTGCGCCCGGCGGAGAGCTTCAACATCAGCCTCAACCCGCTGGTGGCGGCAGCCTCCACGCTGCTCTCGGAAGTGGTGCGGCTCAAACACAGCTTTGAAAGCGAGGACATGGATGCGCTCAACCAGCGCCTGACCCGCGAGATCAAGCTGTTCGAGCACCGTGCTCTGCACGATGGCGCCGAGAGCAGCCAGGTGATGGCCGCACGCTACGTGCTGTGCACCGTGGTCGACGAAGCGGTGGTGACCACACCCTGGGGCAACGAGAGCCAGTGGTCGCAGATGAGCCTGCTGTCCTCGTTCCACAACGAGACATTCGGTGGCGAGAAGTTCTTCCAGCTGCTCGAGCGCCTGTCGCGCAACCCGGTCAAGCACCTGCCGATGCTGGAACTGATGTACCTGTGCCTGTCGCTCGGTTTCGAGGGCAAGTACCGCGTGCTGCAGCGCGGCATGCTCGAACTGGAAGCGGTGCGCGATAGCCTCTACCGACAGATCCGCCAGTTGCGCGGCGATGTGCCGCGTGAAGTCTCGCCGCACTGGCAGGGCCTCAAGGACACCCGCCGACGCCTGGTGCGCATCGTGCCGTGGTGGCTGGTGGCGCTGTTCACCCTGATGTGCCTGGTGATGATGTATGGCGGCTTCGCCTGGGTATTGGGCGAGCAGCGCGACACCGTGCTCAAGCCGTATCAGCAACTCGACCCGGCCTCGGGTGTCAGCATGGATGACGTGAAATGA